A portion of the Algimonas porphyrae genome contains these proteins:
- a CDS encoding DUF192 domain-containing protein translates to MTRLILLFAFMLFASPAFAQTAQDDVVDFGEPQPLSIVTETATHDFMVEEAKTADQQARGMMWRDSMGENDGMIFEFAEPKVATIWMKNTAISLDILFVRSNGEILKIEHLAQPFKERSASSEAVIAAVVELKGGRALELGIKPGDVVKHPFFGS, encoded by the coding sequence ATGACACGTTTGATCTTGCTTTTCGCCTTCATGCTTTTTGCCTCACCGGCCTTTGCGCAGACCGCGCAGGACGATGTTGTCGACTTTGGCGAGCCGCAACCGCTGTCGATCGTCACCGAAACGGCGACTCATGACTTCATGGTGGAAGAGGCGAAAACAGCCGACCAACAGGCGCGCGGTATGATGTGGCGCGATTCCATGGGCGAGAATGACGGCATGATCTTCGAATTTGCCGAGCCCAAAGTCGCGACGATCTGGATGAAGAATACGGCGATTTCGCTCGATATCCTGTTCGTGCGGTCTAATGGCGAAATTCTGAAGATCGAACATCTTGCACAGCCCTTCAAGGAGCGCTCTGCCAGCTCCGAAGCTGTCATCGCTGCCGTTGTCGAGCTGAAAGGTGGCCGCGCACTGGAACTGGGTATCAAGCCCGGCGATGTGGTAAAACATCCGTTTTTCGGCAGCTAA
- a CDS encoding ATP-binding protein, with product MSPPNSLKQATAPSAGTRRWQGQIEVGQILTVASSEVVISLNKTIIRDNKLHLAQIGTILKILTSDSIVVAMVSSLEIGATDDDGLNDGCMAKLNILGEITTNPTTRETKFFRGVRTYPVLNEAVYTMSPSDLQLIFARERSECIDIGRLQQDGSIVAKVRTDDMLSKHFAIIGSTGSGKSCTVALVLQAILRSNPAGHIVLFDPHNEYSKSFGDLAEVITGETLDLPIWMFDFVETVELLTSEIEEHAREEEEILHDAILKAKRLFERAMQRGEITSQVKLDDIEHELQRASHISLDSPVPYRIRDVVKLIHHDMGKLENNSNLQPYKRLKRRIEMLIADPRYAFIFRNQAKPQALESIMGRIFRLPVNGKPISILDFSSIPSETLNVVVSVVSRLAFELASWSERQIPILLVCEEAHRYIPRDPKLGFHATRRIISRIAKEGRKYGVSLGIISQRPSELEPSTLSQCSTIFSMRLTNEVDQNFVRAAVPDGATELLTFLPSLGTAEAMVFGEAVNLPMRVLLNNLPEEYRPHSSSASFSQLWRRDTSTPELMAKVYGSWKSRSRNPEHHQTAPVPTQPAPGQVQGQPHHSQGHIPVAQHQGAPVRPTTPAHPNSKAQALSDVRNLLNAAFHRDS from the coding sequence ATGTCCCCACCAAATAGTTTGAAGCAGGCCACCGCACCGAGTGCCGGTACACGGCGCTGGCAGGGTCAAATTGAAGTTGGGCAAATCCTCACGGTCGCATCGTCTGAAGTCGTCATCTCGCTGAACAAGACGATCATTCGTGATAATAAGCTGCATCTGGCGCAGATCGGCACCATTCTGAAAATTCTGACGAGCGACTCAATCGTCGTCGCGATGGTGTCATCCTTGGAGATTGGAGCGACCGATGATGACGGTCTGAATGATGGCTGCATGGCCAAGCTGAACATTCTGGGCGAGATCACGACGAACCCGACAACACGCGAGACAAAATTTTTCCGGGGCGTTCGGACGTATCCGGTCCTGAACGAGGCGGTCTACACCATGTCGCCATCGGATCTGCAGCTGATTTTCGCGCGCGAACGCTCCGAATGTATCGATATTGGTCGTTTGCAGCAGGACGGCTCGATCGTTGCTAAAGTTCGCACTGATGACATGCTGTCCAAACATTTTGCGATCATCGGTTCGACGGGCTCGGGTAAATCCTGCACGGTTGCCCTTGTGCTTCAGGCTATTCTGCGCAGCAATCCCGCCGGCCATATCGTGCTGTTCGATCCACATAATGAATATTCGAAAAGCTTCGGTGACCTTGCGGAGGTGATTACGGGGGAGACGCTCGACCTGCCGATCTGGATGTTTGACTTCGTTGAAACCGTCGAATTGCTGACGTCGGAAATCGAAGAACATGCCCGGGAGGAAGAAGAGATCCTTCACGATGCGATTCTCAAGGCGAAGCGCCTGTTCGAACGTGCCATGCAGCGTGGAGAAATCACATCCCAGGTCAAGCTGGACGATATTGAGCATGAACTGCAACGCGCGTCCCACATATCGCTGGACAGTCCGGTGCCCTATCGCATCCGCGATGTGGTCAAGCTGATCCATCACGATATGGGGAAACTCGAGAACAACTCGAACCTGCAGCCCTATAAGCGGTTGAAGCGGCGTATCGAAATGCTGATCGCCGATCCGCGTTATGCCTTCATTTTTCGCAACCAGGCCAAACCACAGGCGCTGGAATCGATCATGGGCCGGATTTTCCGTCTGCCGGTCAATGGCAAGCCGATTTCCATTCTCGATTTCTCTTCAATTCCGTCCGAAACCCTCAATGTCGTCGTCTCCGTCGTCAGTCGTCTGGCCTTCGAACTCGCCAGCTGGTCAGAACGGCAAATACCAATTCTACTCGTCTGTGAGGAGGCGCATCGTTACATTCCCCGTGACCCGAAGCTGGGCTTTCACGCGACCCGTCGGATTATATCGCGCATCGCGAAAGAAGGTCGGAAATATGGCGTATCGCTGGGCATCATCTCCCAGCGACCCTCTGAACTCGAACCGAGTACATTGTCACAATGTTCGACTATCTTCTCGATGCGTCTGACCAATGAAGTCGATCAGAACTTCGTTCGCGCCGCCGTTCCGGATGGTGCGACCGAGTTGTTGACTTTCCTGCCATCGCTCGGGACGGCGGAAGCCATGGTGTTCGGTGAGGCCGTCAATTTGCCGATGCGGGTCCTGCTGAACAATCTTCCCGAAGAATACAGGCCGCACAGTTCCAGTGCCTCCTTCTCTCAGCTTTGGCGGCGGGACACATCGACGCCAGAACTCATGGCGAAAGTCTATGGCAGCTGGAAGAGTCGTAGCCGAAACCCGGAGCATCACCAGACCGCACCGGTGCCTACGCAGCCTGCGCCCGGTCAGGTGCAAGGACAGCCCCACCATTCGCAAGGGCATATCCCAGTGGCGCAGCATCAGGGTGCGCCAGTTCGGCCAACGACGCCCGCACATCCCAATAGCAAGGCACAGGCGCTGAGCGACGTTCGCAATCTTCTGAATGCAGCGTTTCACAGGGATAGCTAG
- a CDS encoding NADH dehydrogenase ubiquinone Fe-S protein 4 → MYAKIYRPRPSAMSSGRANAQHWVLEFDSDEPHAIDPLTGNAISTDTREQIRMTFETLEEAVAFAKANDMPHRVHGSTDTKRIPRSYSENFDFNRKLPWTH, encoded by the coding sequence ATGTATGCTAAGATCTACAGACCGCGCCCATCGGCGATGAGTTCGGGCCGTGCAAACGCTCAGCATTGGGTGCTCGAGTTCGACAGTGATGAACCACATGCGATCGATCCGCTCACAGGCAATGCCATTTCTACCGATACGCGTGAACAGATCCGCATGACGTTCGAAACGCTGGAAGAAGCCGTTGCCTTTGCGAAAGCGAATGATATGCCGCACCGCGTTCACGGATCGACCGATACGAAACGCATTCCGCGGTCCTATTCCGAGAATTTCGATTTCAATCGCAAGCTTCCCTGGACTCACTAG